A region from the Candidatus Electrothrix scaldis genome encodes:
- a CDS encoding Rpn family recombination-promoting nuclease/putative transposase has product MLTKERYINLFTDYGFKKIFGEEPNKNLLLDFLNELLREEQGEIRDLTYLKTEQLGDTDIDHKAIFDLYCENERGEKFIVELQKSKQNFFKDRALYYSTFPIREQAERGDWNFELKAVYTVAILDFVFNEDKGQPEKYRYDVKLSDIDTNKVFYDKLTFIYLEMPKFTKSVEELETRFDKWLYVIRNLNRLERLPDSLREEVFEQLFTTAEIARFTPDQVLSYEKSLKYYRDMKNSLDMAFDKGKQEKKREIVINGLQQGLEVSLLAVLTGLSEETIEKIAEELHEDEA; this is encoded by the coding sequence ATGCTCACAAAAGAACGCTACATCAACCTGTTCACAGATTACGGGTTCAAAAAGATCTTCGGCGAAGAACCGAACAAAAACCTGCTGCTGGATTTTCTCAACGAGCTGCTCAGAGAGGAACAGGGAGAGATCCGGGATCTGACCTACCTCAAGACGGAGCAACTGGGCGACACCGATATCGACCATAAGGCAATTTTTGATCTCTACTGCGAGAACGAACGCGGAGAAAAATTCATTGTTGAGCTCCAAAAGAGCAAACAAAATTTTTTCAAAGACCGCGCTCTCTACTACTCCACCTTTCCTATCCGCGAACAGGCGGAACGGGGCGACTGGAATTTCGAGCTCAAGGCCGTCTATACCGTGGCAATCCTGGATTTTGTTTTTAATGAGGACAAGGGGCAACCGGAGAAATACCGTTACGATGTCAAGCTGTCGGACATTGACACCAACAAGGTGTTTTATGATAAACTGACCTTCATCTACCTGGAGATGCCCAAGTTCACCAAAAGTGTGGAGGAGCTGGAGACCCGATTCGATAAATGGCTTTATGTTATCAGGAACCTGAATCGGCTTGAACGGTTACCGGACAGCTTGCGGGAAGAGGTCTTTGAGCAGCTCTTCACTACAGCAGAAATTGCCCGTTTCACCCCAGATCAGGTTCTCTCTTACGAGAAAAGCCTCAAGTATTATCGGGACATGAAAAACTCCCTGGATATGGCATTTGATAAGGGAAAACAGGAAAAAAAGCGCGAAATAGTCATCAACGGCCTGCAACAGGGGCTGGAGGTCAGCCTGCTCGCCGTCTTGACGGGATTATCGGAGGAAACGATTGAAAAAATCGCAGAAGAGCTCCATGAAGATGAGGCATAA